One Setaria italica strain Yugu1 chromosome II, Setaria_italica_v2.0, whole genome shotgun sequence DNA segment encodes these proteins:
- the LOC101772214 gene encoding proton pump-interactor BIP103, whose translation MGMEVVGAETAPAEVKVSDGEVILFQEKESKATAKEREEAAVFGSETTANVADLAPPKDAKDEWPEPKQTHAFYFVKVRSFEDPKLRAKLELADKEFQKKIQARSKLIDAVRNKKAKRSNIITELKPLTVENKRYNEVVNEKIKAMEPLRNSLGKFREENNAMRAQGAGLCSSIEELEQTIKMLNDRMVHESISLAEEKQLVKEIKDLEKTRSKVISNAANRAKLQDTVVEKEAIQDQVKIIGEGIDGIKKERQAVRSKIKVLEDELKAVDAEIASLQEDLDAATARKDKAYESLQELRAVRDAKNASFLQSRTVLNKARDYSSRNMLTELQELHKTEVDKFMTQWCESKAFREDYEKRILASLNSRLLTRDGRMRNPDEKPIFIESQAPVPAAEPEPIPVKLPAKQAQEVPAPLADEAPKVEARSKGPVKSLKAKAALDADDDYEVEPPKEKAKPTTADVAKLKEIKRQEEIEKNKLALERKKRQAEKQAAKAAARAQKDAEKKLKKEEKKAKKKSGAADTDEPSESDAKSDEATETQAEEVAAPASTTLKKEQKENARYRNVVSRSKAPPPKALLKRKKAQSYWSWAGPAAAVAAAVLVALLAVLGYYQYYLPASASN comes from the exons ATGGGAATGGAGGTTGTTGGAGCTGAAACAGCACCAGCAGAGGTCAAAGTATCTGATGGAGAAGTGATCCTATTCcaagagaaggaaagcaaagCAACTGCAAAAGAACGTGAGGAGGCAGCTGTTTTTGGTTCAGAGACAACTGCAAATGTTGCTGATCTGGCACCTCCAAAGGATGCGAAGGATGAGTGGCCTGAACCTAAGCAAACTCATGCCTTCTACTTTGTCAAGGTCCGCTCATTTGAGGATCCTAAGCTGAGGGCAAAACTCGAGCTGGCAGACAAAGAATTTCAGAAGAAGATCCAAGCTCGTTCTAAACTTATCGATGCAGTAAGAAACAAGAAG GCAAAACGCTCCAATATTATCACAGAGCTGAAGCCATTGACTGTGGAGAACAAAAGATATAATGAAGTTGTTAATGAGAAGATTAAGGCGATGGAGCCTCTTCGGAATAGTTTAGGCAAGTTTCGTGAGGAAAACAATGCCATGAGGGCGCAGGGTGCAGGTTTGTGCTCTTCTATCGAAGAGCTTGAACAAACG ATCAAGATGCTGAATGACCGTATGGTACATGAGAGCATATCCTTAGCTGAGGAGAAGCAACTGGTCAAAGAAATTAAGGACCTTGAAAAAACTAGATCGAAAGTCATCTCTAATGCTGCTAACCGGGCTAAACTGCAAGATACTGTGGTTGAAAAAGAGGCCATACAGGACCAGGTCAAA ATCATCGGGGAGGGCATTGATGGAATTAAGAAGGAACGGCAAGCAGTCAGATCTAAGATTAAGGTCTTGGAAGATGAGCTAAAAGCTGTTGATGCTGAGATTGCATCACTTCAAGAAGATTTAGATGCAGCAACTGCCAGAAAGGACAAGGCATATGAATCATTGCAAGAATTGAGAGCAGTGCGTGATGCAAAA AATGCATCCTTCCTTCAAAGTCGCACGGTTTTGAACAAAGCTAGGGACTATTCGTCAAGGAATATGCTGACAGAATTGCAAGAGCTCCACAAGACTGAG GTTGATAAATTCATGACCCAATGGTGTGAAAGCAAGGCCTTCAGAGAGGACTACGAGAAGAGGATTCTTGCTTCCCTCAACAGCCGATTGCTGACCCGAGATGGCCGAATGAGGAATCCTGATGAGAAGCCCATATTTATCGAGTCACAGGCGCCAGTGCCAGCTGCAGAACCAGAACCCATCCCAGTAAAACTACCTGCAAAACAAGCCCAGGAAGTGCCTGCTCCCCTAGCAGATGAAGCTCCCAAGGTTGAAGCCCGTTCGAAAGGGCCTGTGAAGTCGCTCAAGGCAAAAGCTGCTCTGGATGCTGATGATGATTACGAGGTCGAGCCTCCAAAGGAAAAGGCGAAGCCTACAACAGCTGATGTGGCAAAGTTGAAAGAGATCAAGAGGCAGGAGGAGATTGAGAAGAACAAGCTTGCgttggagaggaagaagaggcaaGCTGAGAAGCAGGCAGCTAAGGCGGCGGCTCGAGCACAGAAGGACGCTGAGAAGAAGCTGAAG AAAGAGGAGAAGAAAGCCAAGAAGAAATCCGGAGCAGCTGACACTGATGAGCCCTCTGAATCAGACGCCAAGTCTGATGAAGCCACGGAAACCCAGGCTGAGGAAGTAGCAGCCCCAGCTTCGACCACATTGAAGAAAGAACAGAAGGAGAATGCCCGGTACAGGAATGTGGTCAGCCGGAGCAAGGCCCCGCCACCAAAGGCTCTcctgaagaggaagaaggcacagTCCTACTGGTCATGGGCCGGCCCGGCTGCTGCAGTCGCCGCTGCGGTGCTGGTCGCCCTCCTCGCTGTGCTGGGCTACTACCAGTACTACCTCCCGGCGAGCGCCAGCAACTAG
- the LOC111256387 gene encoding proton pump-interactor BIP103-like, with amino-acid sequence MAWYVVHVGRQPGVYSNWVDAHAQVSGYKGACHKKYKSSDEAFAAFYGLQNKDVKPTDSHDPPKMELWNVKDRPMEPQDRVKEWPERTNAFYFVKIRSFKDPDLRRKLMEAENEFQKKIEARNKIIEVARAKKEERSNIISELKSLYAENKQYHVVVEVLQNHLGKFRNGNNTMQAQGCSVVEELEQTIKMLSDRIVHECISILEEKRLYTEIKDIEKARSKVIYLSTNRPKLQDTVDGNEDTQDKVKVIDGIRKEQQAIGSKIKVLEDELNVVNADITSIQEDLDAATARKDKAYEPLQELRAKRDVKNATFVQNLTVLNKARDYASRGMVTELQGLHKTQVDEFMAQWRHSKAFREDYEARILSSLNDRQLGRDGRMMTPDQ; translated from the exons ATGGCCTGGTATGTTGTTCATGTTGGCCGACAACCTGGAGTTTACTCCAATTGGGTTGATGCCCATGCTCAGGTCAGTGGCTACAAGGGGGCCTGCCACAagaagtacaagtcaagtgatgAAGCATTTGCAGCCTTCTACGGTCTTCAAAACAAAGACGTCAAGCCAACAGACTCACATGACCCTCCTAAGATGGAATTATGGAATGTTAAAGAT AGACCAATGGAGCCACAAGACAGGGTGAAGGAGTGGCCTGAACGTACTAACGCTTTCTACTTTGTCAAGATTCGCTCATTCAAGGATCCTGATCTTAGAAGAAAACTCATGGAGGCTGAGAATGAATTCCAGAAGAAGATTGAAGCTCGTAACAAAATTATTGAGGTTGCAAGAGCCAAGAAG GAGGAGCGCTCCAATATAATCTCAGAGCTGAAGTCACTGTATGCTGAGAACAAACAGTATCATGTAGTTGTGGAGGTTCTTCAAAACCATTTAGGCAAGTTTCGTAATGGAAACAACACCATGCAGGCACAGGGCTGCTCTGTTGTTGAAGAACTTGAGCAAACG ATCAAGATGTTGAGCGACCGCATCGTTCACGAGTGCATATCTATACTTGAGGAGAAGCGTTTGTATACAGAAATTAAGGACATTGAAAAAGCCAGATCGAAGGTCATTTATCTCTCCACCAATCGACCTAAACTCCAAGATACAGTGGATGGAAATGAGGACACACAGGACAAGGTCAAA GTCATTGATGGAATAAGAAAGGAGCAACAAGCAATCGGATCTAAGATTAAGGTTCTAGAGGATGAGCTAAATGTTGTTAACGCTGATATCACATCAATTCAAGAAGATTTAGATGCAGCTACAGCTAGAAAAGACAAGGCATACGAACCATTGCAAGAATTGAGAGCAAAGCGCGATGTGAAA AATGCTACGTTCGTTCAAAACCTCACGGTTTTGAACAAAGCTAGAGATTATGCTTCAAGGGGAATGGTGACAGAACTGCAAGGGCTCCACAAGACTCAG GTTGACGAGTTCATGGCCCAGTGGCGCCACAGCAAGGCTTTCAGAGAGGACTACGAGGCCAGGATCCTCTCCTCTCTCAATGACCGGCAACTGGGCAGAGATGGCCGGATGATGACTCCTGATCAGTGA